A genomic window from Bacillus sp. Marseille-P3661 includes:
- a CDS encoding DEAD/DEAH box helicase: protein MKMFHELGISEKVMKSIQAMGFEEATPIQAETIPVTLQGKDLIGQAQTGTGKTAAFGIPMIDRIETNNPNIQGIVVAPTRELAIQVAEELNKIGRFNGIKVLPIYGGQDINRQIRALKNRPQIIVGTPGRLIDHINRKTIRLQSIRIVVLDEADEMLNMGFIEDIESILKEVPEERQTLLFSATMPDPIRKIAENFMSDPVLVKVKAKEMTVPNIEQYYIEIQEKKKFDVLTRLLDMESPELAIIFGRTKRRVDELSEALNSRGYAAEGIHGDLTQAKRSSVLKKFKTGKIEVLVATDVAARGLDISGVTHVYNFDIPQDPESYVHRIGRTGRAGKQGLAYTFVTPREIGQLKNIERTTKKSMVRKPVPSMDDALEGQKQITSDKLQTTIKNENISYYKHLAEDLLDEYDSVTVVAAALKLLTKEPDMTPVELTAEAPIIAKERRRDNNRSRDNRYQRDGGKPRAKTSYQRSGRPRPPVGKAAGGSSGPRKKTYNKNK, encoded by the coding sequence ATGAAGATGTTTCATGAATTAGGAATAAGTGAAAAAGTAATGAAGTCTATTCAGGCTATGGGTTTCGAGGAGGCAACGCCGATCCAAGCCGAGACGATTCCGGTAACGTTACAAGGTAAAGATTTAATCGGACAAGCTCAAACCGGTACTGGTAAAACAGCTGCGTTTGGTATACCGATGATCGATAGAATTGAAACAAATAATCCGAACATCCAAGGAATTGTTGTAGCGCCAACGAGGGAATTGGCTATTCAAGTTGCAGAAGAGTTAAATAAAATCGGACGGTTTAATGGAATTAAAGTATTACCGATTTACGGTGGTCAAGACATTAATCGCCAAATTCGTGCTTTGAAAAATAGGCCGCAAATAATTGTTGGTACACCTGGTCGTTTAATCGATCATATTAACAGAAAGACGATACGTCTTCAAAGTATTCGAATTGTCGTATTGGATGAAGCTGATGAAATGTTGAACATGGGTTTCATTGAAGATATTGAGTCAATTCTTAAAGAAGTACCTGAGGAACGTCAAACGTTGTTGTTTTCAGCAACAATGCCAGACCCAATTAGAAAGATAGCAGAAAACTTTATGTCTGACCCAGTTTTAGTAAAGGTTAAGGCAAAAGAAATGACTGTTCCGAATATTGAGCAGTATTACATTGAAATTCAAGAAAAGAAAAAGTTCGATGTTCTTACGCGTCTATTAGATATGGAATCACCTGAATTGGCGATTATTTTTGGTCGAACAAAGCGACGTGTAGATGAGCTAAGTGAAGCATTAAATTCACGTGGTTATGCCGCAGAAGGTATCCATGGTGATTTAACACAAGCAAAACGCTCTTCTGTGTTAAAGAAATTTAAAACTGGGAAAATTGAAGTACTAGTTGCAACAGATGTTGCTGCTCGTGGATTAGATATTTCAGGTGTAACACATGTTTACAACTTCGATATTCCACAGGATCCTGAAAGCTATGTACATAGAATTGGGCGAACCGGCCGCGCAGGTAAACAAGGTCTAGCCTATACTTTTGTGACACCACGTGAAATTGGCCAATTGAAAAATATTGAGCGTACAACTAAAAAGAGTATGGTGCGTAAGCCTGTACCGTCGATGGACGATGCGTTAGAAGGTCAAAAGCAAATTACATCTGATAAGTTACAAACAACAATTAAAAACGAAAACATTTCATACTATAAGCATTTAGCAGAGGACTTATTAGATGAGTATGATTCCGTAACAGTTGTTGCAGCTGCTTTAAAGTTATTAACAAAAGAACCTGATATGACACCGGTTGAATTAACTGCAGAAGCACCGATTATTGCAAAAGAACGAAGACGTGACAATAATCGGTCTCGTGATAATCGATATCAGCGCGATGGTGGCAAACCTAGAGCTAAAACGAGCTACCAACGCAGTGGCAGACCACGTCCGCCAGTTGGTAAAGCAGCAGGTGGCTCAAGTGGACCTCGCAAGAAAACATATAATAAAAATAAGTAA
- a CDS encoding DegV family protein gives MTIKFITDGAADLPLDFVEKNKIKVVPLNIRFGEQQFKTGIDIDNQTFYKMMRETEELPKSSCPSPQDFLAAYLEVPEDQAIIVFALSKSLSGTYDSAVLAKSMLLEDQPSRQIEVIDTKTGSCGQILLIREAIELREKGAGFDAIVLHTEKAIEKTQTLILLETLENVIKGGRLSKTKAAIANALNIRIILGVSKEGAIEVKEKVRGNKKVLRRFIDQIDEYGSHFEEKILTMTHSNCEDKALSILGELKDRYKFKETILSEMGPLIGTYAGEGGIVISFKSN, from the coding sequence ATGACAATTAAGTTTATTACAGATGGGGCCGCAGACTTACCTTTGGACTTTGTTGAAAAAAATAAAATTAAGGTTGTTCCTCTGAATATCCGCTTTGGTGAACAACAGTTTAAAACTGGCATTGATATAGATAATCAAACGTTCTATAAAATGATGAGAGAAACTGAAGAACTCCCTAAATCATCGTGCCCTTCACCACAGGACTTTCTAGCGGCTTACCTAGAGGTTCCTGAAGATCAGGCAATTATCGTTTTTGCCCTTTCCAAAAGTTTAAGTGGTACCTACGACAGTGCCGTATTAGCTAAAAGCATGCTGCTTGAGGATCAGCCATCTCGCCAAATTGAAGTTATTGATACGAAAACTGGTTCCTGTGGTCAAATTCTATTAATCCGCGAGGCGATTGAGCTAAGGGAAAAAGGTGCAGGTTTTGATGCGATTGTACTACATACAGAAAAGGCAATAGAAAAGACACAAACACTTATATTATTGGAAACACTTGAAAATGTAATAAAAGGCGGTAGACTTAGTAAAACAAAGGCTGCTATTGCAAACGCCTTAAATATTCGAATTATTTTAGGCGTTAGTAAAGAAGGTGCAATTGAAGTTAAAGAAAAAGTGCGAGGAAACAAAAAGGTTTTACGCCGTTTTATCGATCAAATAGATGAATATGGAAGTCATTTTGAAGAAAAGATTTTAACAATGACACATAGCAATTGCGAAGACAAAGCACTTAGCATATTAGGTGAACTTAAAGACCGCTATAAATTTAAAGAAACCATCCTTTCGGAAATGGGACCATT
- the mscL gene encoding large conductance mechanosensitive channel protein MscL, whose translation MKVIKEFREFAIKGSVMDMGIGVIIGTAFGKIVDSFVTDIFTPPLAMLLGKVSFSNLYINLSGTTYSSLKDAQAAGAITINYGVFLDSILHFCIVAATAFLFIRQMNKLRKMPLSSVATKLCEQCFTNIPARAVKCPNCTSVIGPNETRTVKINYRAS comes from the coding sequence GTGAAGGTTATAAAGGAATTTAGAGAATTTGCAATTAAGGGAAGCGTAATGGATATGGGAATAGGAGTCATTATCGGTACAGCTTTCGGAAAAATTGTCGATTCCTTTGTTACAGACATTTTTACACCGCCGCTTGCTATGCTTTTGGGGAAGGTGAGTTTTTCTAATTTATATATCAATTTATCTGGCACAACCTACTCCTCATTAAAGGATGCCCAAGCAGCTGGGGCCATTACAATAAATTATGGAGTGTTTTTAGATTCAATTTTACACTTTTGTATTGTGGCTGCAACTGCCTTTCTTTTTATTCGTCAAATGAATAAATTAAGAAAAATGCCACTCTCATCTGTAGCTACAAAATTATGCGAGCAATGTTTTACAAATATCCCTGCCCGAGCGGTAAAATGTCCGAATTGTACATCGGTTATTGGTCCAAATGAAACAAGAACAGTAAAAATAAATTATAGAGCAAGTTAA